The Streptomyces sp. NBC_00286 nucleotide sequence CCGTCGCCGACGCCCTCGAAGCCGTATCGCAGGCGCTCACAGCCCTCATCGACGCCCTCCTGCCGCCGCTCACCAACGGCGAGTCGCCCATCGACGTCCCGTCCAACCCTGTCCTGTCGCCCAACAACGTCCTTCCGGCCTCCCAATAGCCGTCCTGAGAACGGGAGTTGTGCCTGAGGCGAAGCAGGCGCAGCTCGGCCCGGACGCCGTACCGACCCTGTGGCCCTGTCGCGGATCGGTACGGCGTCTGTTGCTGCGGCCGGGCTCCAGTTGCCGGCGTTCCCAGTCGCGTTCATAGGAGGATGAGAAACGCGGATAAGCCGCGCCCTTCATTCGGGTGACCTTTTCTTCGGCGGGCCGGAAATTTCGGTGTTCGGGGTTTCCGTGGCGTCCGGGGCTCGTTGGATGCGGTGAAGCAATTCCCGCTGGCGACTTACGGGTTGCCGACGAAAGGAACACGATGAAGTCTCTGAAGGCTGCCGCCATCGTTGCCGGGTCCCTTGTCGTGGCCGGTCTCGCCACTCCCGCTGTCGCCGCAGACGCCGCGGGGGTCCGGCCCGCCAACCTCAACGGAACTGTGGGCGAGCTCACTCAGGACGTCAAGGCGCCGGGGCTGGACGGGCAGAAGATGCTCGACACGAAGACGGGTCTCGTGCCCAAGGCCGTCGAGAAGACGACGGGAACCGTCGGTAACGGCCAGATGGTGCGCTGAGAACCCGTGCAGAACCGGGAGCAGAGCTGAGCGATTCGGGCGCACATTCGTCTCCGGCCTTCGCTCGGATTTCGTCTCCGGCTCCGGCTCTTTTTCGGATCTGCATATCGGGTGCTTGTTGACCGTCCGTCCCCGGCTCCTTGGGGCCGATTCCGCGCGTGTGCGGGATCGGCCCTTCGGTCGTGTTCGGCGGGTTCGGCGTGTTTCCGGTTTCAGCGTGTTCGTGGGTTCAGCGCAGGGGCGAGGAGGAGGTAGACCGTTGGCGAGCAGCAGACGAGTGAGGTTTTCGCCGGTACGTGGTGCGGCTGGGGCCGTGGGGCGGCGGCGAGTGTTGCGGGGTGCGTTCGCGGTGGTGGCCGGGATGGCGTCCGCGCCGTTCGTGGTGGGGTCGAGAGCGGCCGGGGCGCAGGAGACGCGGTTCGAGGAGACGTATCGCGGGCGCCGGATCGTCGGCGTCAGGCATGACGACGGGCGGTCCGGGGGCGGCTCAGGTGGCGGCAGGTGGCATGTGGCCGTCGACGGGCGGCCGCTGCATCTGATGCCACGGGCGGACGGCAGCTGGGTGAGCATGGTCGACCACTACGAGTCGTACGCGACTCCGCTCGCCGCCGCGCGCGCGGCCGTCGACGAACTCGGTCCGAGCGCGCGGCTGGGGGCGCCCGGCGGCGCGCCGGATGACACGAGCGGCCGTACGGAGCACAGCCCTGCTCCGGGCGGGGGCAAGGGAAACGAGGGGGAGCACCGCTGTGGTGTACACGCGTAAGGACGTCAGCAAGCTCACTCAGTCGGAGCGGCGCCGGTTCGTCGACGCGTTGCTCGAGGTGAAGCGCCGGGGCGAGTACGACGAGTTCGTGCGCACGCATATCGAGTACTACCGCTCCGACGGCGAGCCCGGGCTGCGCGTCGCCCATATGGCCCCCTCCTTCCTGCCCTGGCACCGCAGGTTTCTGCTGGACCTGGAGGAGGCGCTGCGGCGCGTGGACGACTCGGTGACCGTGCCGTACTGGGACTGGACGCGTAACCGCGGCACCACGTCCGTACCGTGGACCGAGGACCTGCTCGGCGGCACCGGGCGGAAGTCCGACCGGCAGGTCATGAACGGGCCCTTCGCCTATCGCAACGGCAAGTGGACCATCGAGGTGGGGATCACCGACACCGAGTTCCTCACGCGTGACCTGGGCCGGTGGCGGGACCCGATCGCGCTGCCCACGGCCGCCGATGTGGACCGGGCACTCAAGGACCCCGTCTACGACGCGGCGCCTTGGGACTCCACGTCCGCCAAGGGGTTCCGCAACAAGCTGGAGGGGTGGGGGCCGGGGCGGGGTGCCGTCTCGTGGCGTACGCACAACCGGGTGCACCGTTGGGTCGGCGGCCACATGCTCGGCGGCGCTTCCGTGAACGATCCCGTCTTCTGGCTGCACCACGCCTTCGTCGACCTCCTCTGGTCCCGCTGGCAGCGGCGGCACCCGGGCGCCCGCTATCTCCCCGCCAAGCCGCTCGCCCGGGGCGACGCACAGCGCGGCCGGGTCGCCGCACGGGATGAGCGGATGCCGCCGTGGGACGTGACGCCGGGCGAGGTGGAGGACCAGAGCGGGGTGTACCGGTACGCGTAGCGCCCGTACGACGCTCGGCATGCGGGTTACTCCGTTCAGCCGCACACTGAGGGAGACCCGGCTGTTGCAGGAGGTGACTGCGGGTGCCCAGCAGACGCGCGGCTTGAGGGGCGGCGTTCTCGTGAGCGCATCGGCGAGAACCATCCGGCCGCAGAGCCCGATCACACTTCCCTCGGGAGGCTCCGTGATCTTGATAGCCCTGCTCCTACCGGTCTTCATGATGCTGCTGATGCTCGCGATGGAGGCCTTCGAGGACTTCCTGTTCCGCCGCCCTGACGAGCCCCAGCCCCCTCGACATCTCCCCGGCCACGCTGAGCGGTCCACAGGGACGCGGTCCGTCGAGAGGTACTGACGTTCGCGCGTCAGGGGGCGAGGTCGGGCAGGAGTGTGTCGAGGACCGTCTCCTCCTCGATGCGGACGCCGAGTTCGGTCAGGGCTGGGGGCAGGTCCTGGTCCCAGGGGGCGGTGGTGGGGGTGCCGGTCAGGGGTGGGGCCAGGGGGGTGGTGGCGGCCGCGTTGCGGTAGTCGGTGGCTGTGTAGCGCCAGGGGTGCCAGGGGACTCGGCGGAGCAGGGCGGTGGCGATGCGTAGGCCGCCCCAGTCGAAGTCGCCGTGGTAGCGGAGGGTCGAGCCTTGGGCGTGGAGGTGGCGTAGCAGGGTGAGGGCGGCTGCCGAGGGCTGGCCCTGGAGGCAGATCAGGGGGGAGGCCGCGGGGCCGTACGTGTCGGCCGCGGTGGCCAGGACGGTTGGGTTTTCGCAGACGTAGACCGTGGTGGGTGCCGTCCGTGGTGGGGTGCGGGTGAGTTGGCGCAGGGTCAGGACGGCTGGTTCGCCTGTGTCGGCCGTCCAATCGAGGGCCGGGGTGCCGCGCAGGCCCAGGGTGAGGACCGTGGAGGAGAGGGCGTCCTTGAGGAGGCCGGCCGAGGCCCAGGCCTCGCGGCGCCATTCGGCTCCGGTGCCGTCCGGGAAGCCGGTCAGGGCGCGGATGCCGGAGAGGACCAGGGTGGCGAGCGGGGTGCCGTCGTCGAGAGCGTGGGCGTCGCCGAGGGTGCCGGCGGCGAAGGCGGACAGGGATACGGCGGGTTCGGCGGGCAGCGCGCGTAGGGCCGTCGTGGTGTCGGTGAGGAGTGCCCTTGCCGCGTCGGGGGTGCGGGCGAGGCGGCGTACGAGGCCGTCCTGGCGCAACCGGGTGGCCCAGTCGGCGAGTTGGGGCCGTTGTTCGGTGAGCGGGGTGAGTGGGGTGTACGCGTCCTGCCAGGCGTTCGCCTCCCGCTCGCGTACGTCGGCGAGCCGGTCGACCGGGCCGGTGAGGGCGGTCACGGCCGGGGCGAGACCTTCGGGGCTGATGCCGGAGCGGCGCAGGACGGCGTCCACCGTGTCCAGGCGCACGGTCAGCGAGCGTCCGGCGCGTGGGGGGCGGCCCAGCAGGCGTTCGGTGGCGGCACGTTCGGCGGTGGTGGGGGTGGCCAGGGTGACGGGGCCGGTGAGGGGTTCGTCCCGCTCCAGGCGGCGGCGTACGCGCTCGACCAGCCAGGCGAGACCGGGGTCGCCGAGCAGGCGGGTCAGGCGGTCGCGGTCTACGGGCGGGCCGGGTTCGTCGTACGTACTCATGCCCATGACCTCATGCCCGCGACCTCACGACGTACGACCTCGTGCCCTCGACCGCACGACCAACGATCTCCTGCCCCCGACCTCATGTCCACGACGGGTTCTGGTCCACGGCAGCGCCCCCAGTCGGCGCCGGTGCCTCCCCCACGCTCGCACTCCCTCGCGCGGAGGGACCCCCGTCGCCGCCCGGAGCGCCCGGAGCGCCCGGAGCGCCCGGAGCCTGAGACTGGCCGGGCAGTGCCGCCAGGCGGTGGTCCGGCTCTGCGCCCCGTACGCGTTCTGCGCCGTCCCATTCCCAGCGGGTGACCAGGACCGCGGCGATCTCGTCCACGCGGGAGAGCTGGGCGATGGCGATGCCGGGGACCTGGGGGTAGCAGGCCCATTCGCGTTCGCTGGTCATCACCACGTCCAGGTCGAAGGCGTGCAGCAGGCCCAGGCACTTGGCGCGTGAGTCGTCGTCCACGCCCGCGAACGCCTCGTCCAGGGTGACCAGGCGCGGGGCGTCGGGGGCGGCCGTGGCGTAGTGCGAGGAGGCGGCGGCGAACAGCGGTACGGACACGGCCAGTACGCGTTCGCCGCCGGAAGCGGGGCCGGTGGCCGGGACCCAGGTGCCGTGCTGGTGGCGTTCGATGCCGAACTCGTGCCAGGCGCGGTAGTCGAGCGCCGCGGTGAGTACCTCCAGCCAGCTGCCCGCTGCGTCGTCGGACTGCCGGCGGGCGATCTCGGCCTGCAGGAACTCGCCGACCGCCGCCCGGTCCTCGGGCGCCCAGGCGTCCGCGGACTGGCGCAGCCGTTCGCGTGCCTGGGCCAGGCCTGTCGGCGCCTTGCGCGAAGGGCGCCACACCAGACGCAGCCTCATACCGGTGGAGGTGGGCCGCTCCTGAAGCTCGGCGTTCATGGCCCGTACCTGGCGTTCGGCCGCTCCGATCAGCTCCTGCAGCGTGCCTGCGACCTCGGTCAGCAGGTGGGTTTCCAGGATCTCGCGTTCGTGGGCGGACAGGATGCGCGCCAGTTCGGCCACTTCCGTGCCGAGGGCGCCGGCCAGTTCAGGGACGGTCCGCCGGCGGCCCTGGTAGACGATGTCGACGACCATGCCGTCCTCGGCCATACGGGCGGTGGCGGTGTGGCCGCCGCGGGAGAGCGCGTCCTGCAGCTTCTTGTACTCCTCACTGAGCCGTTTCTGTACGCGTTCCCAGGCGCCGTCCGAGTCGTCGGTCGAGCTGAGTTCCGCCTCGACGGACCGGGCGAGCGCGATCGCCGGAGTGGCCGCCCACGGGTCGCCGTCCGGCGGGGGTACGGCCGCCTCCGGCAGGGCGACGGTCAGCAGGCCGGTGCCCGCGAACCGCTGGAGTGCGGAGATGGCCTCGGCCCGGGAGGCGGCGGCGTCCCGTACGTCCTTGTCCAGCTGCTCGATGCGGCCCTCGGCACGGCTGGCGCGCTGGTCCGCGGCGCGGTGTTCCTCGCGGGCCGTGCGCTGCTCGCGGTCGCAGGCGGTCAGGGCGTCGGCGGTGTCGGCCAGGCGCCGCTGAAGTTCCGCGACCGCGGCGCCGACGGTGGAGCGCAGGGTGGTGTGGCGTTCGTCGGCGGTGGTGGCGAGGCGGCTCGACTCCTCGGCGCGCAGGGCGAGTTCGGCCACGCGGGTGCCGGCTCGCTCGGCTTCCGTACGTTCGTCGGCGACGGCGCGCCCGGCGTCGGTGCGCTCGCGCAGCGCGGGCCACAGGGCGGCGAGTACGGCGGTGTAGTCGGCCAGTGCCTGGCGGACGGCGGTGCGGTCCGCCCGGTCGGCGGGCAGGTTCAGGGCCTCGGCCGTGTCGGTGAGTTCGGTGGCGGTCTCGGCCTCCCTCCGGGCCGCGTCGGCCAGTTCCGCGGAGCGCTCGTCCTGGCGGGTACGGGCCCGGTGGGCGGCGTCCGCTGCGGCGGCGGCCAGTGCGTGTGCGTGGCGCAGAGCGGCGTCGTCCGGGACGGCGGCCAGTTCGGCGTCCAGGGTGTGGCGGCTACGGGCGACTTGGTCGCGCTCGTCCCGTAGGCGGGCCAACTCGCCGTCCAGGGAGGCCAGTTCGTCGCGCAGGACGGTGATCCGGGCCCGGCGTGCCTCCTCGCGGGCGCCCTCACCCACGTACGCGGCGCTCTCCTTGGACCAGCTGCCGGTCAGCGCGCCGACGCGGAAGTGGCCGTCGGTCGCCACCCAGGTGTCGCCGGAGCCGCCGGAGCCGAGGCCCACGGCGGCCAGGAGACGGGTCACGGTTCCCTCGCCGACCGCCATGGCGCGCGCGTCGCCGTGGTCGACGGCCGGGCGCAGTACGGAGGCAAGGGTCGCGCCGGGTGGCGGGGCGCCCGGTGACAGCAGGATGTCGTGTCCGTCGGCGGCCACGGCGGTGCCGTCCGGGCGCACCCAGGCGTCCAGCAGGCCGGAGGCCTCCAACGCCGCCTCCAGGCCTGCCCGTTCACCGGTGGCGACGTGGTCGTGGAAGTCGACCAGGCGCCACAGGGGTGCCCCGGGAGCCTCGTCGCGGATGCCGGGAGTACGCGTGTGCGGAGCCGTGGGGCCGCGCTGGCCGCCCGCCTCCAGGTCGGCCAGCTCCCGCTCGGACTCGGCGCGGCGGGCGTCCAGTTCGGCCAGTCGCTGTCCGAGGGCCGCCGACTGGTCGGCCAGGTGCGCGGCCCGGGCGCGATGGGCTCCGGCGGCGTGCTCGCGCGCGGGGTACAGGCCCTGGAGATGCGTGGTCCAGTCCTGGAGACCGTCCAGCAGGCCCGCGGGGTCGTCGAGCGTCAACTCCCCGCAGGCGTCGAGGTGTTCGCGTACGGCGACGACCAGCTCGCGGCCTGCCTCGGCTGCGGTGGCCTCCGCGCGGGCCTGCCGCTCGGCGGTGTGGCCGGCCTCGGTCTGCGCCTCGTCCAGACGGCGGGCGGCGGCGCGGCGTTCGGCGGCGGCCTCCTCGGCGCGCGCGGCCAGCTCCTCCACATGGTCGATGGTGCGCCGCCTGCGGGCCACCGACTCCTCGGCGGCGCGGCGCAGTTCGGGCTCCGGGGCGCCCTCGGTGCGCAGCGGCGCGTCGAGGCGGGCGGCCGCGGCGGCCTCCCGTTCGCGGGCGAGCGTGTCCGCGACCTGCTGCTCGGCCGCCGTCAGCCGCCGCTCGGCGGTCTCGAGGCGGCCCAGGGCGCGGGTGTGCGCCTGGGCCGCCTGCTCGCGGTCCGCCTCGGCGCGGGCCAGATCGTCGGCGGTGCGGCGCGCGTCGGCTGCCGCCTGTTCCAGCTCGCGGGCGCTGCGCATCTCGGGGCCCTCGCGCAGCGCGGCCTCCTGCGCCGTCAGCCGGGTGGCGGTCTCTTCCAGCTCCGCGATCCGCGCGGCGATCCGTTCCCGTTCCTCCTCCGCCTGGGAGCGCTCGGCCTGGGCCTGGGCGAGGTCGCGGTTCAGCTGCTCGTAACGGGCGTGCTCGTGGCGGGGGAGCCGGGCGCGGCGGCGGGTGGCGACGCGGGCGTAGCGGCGGTAGTGATCGAGGAACGCGGACGCCGCCCGCTCGGCCTCGGTGGCCGCCCGCAGCTCCTCCTTCTCCTCGTCCAGGGAGCGGAACGCCTCGGCCACGTCCGCGATCACCGCCTGGTCCATGGGCGGCAGCGCCTCGGTCAGTGCGCGGGACAGCGCGGCCTCGTTGGGCCGTTTCGACAACTGCGGTTGGCGCAGCTGGATGAGCAGGTCGACCAGGGCTGCGTACCGCCGCTCGCCAAGGCCGAACAGCGCCTCGTCGACCGCCCTGCGATACGCCGTGGCCGTGTCGTGGACCATGCCGCGCCCGGCGACCGCCTCCGCCAGCCGGTCCCGCGACAGCGCGGTGCCGGTGGCGTCGAGCAGGCTGAGCTCCTTGCCGACGCGCTGGTCGGTGACCGCGTACCAGTGGCGGGCGATGCCCCGCCCCGCCACCGCCTTCAGCCCGCAGGCGAGGGTGAGGAACTGCTCCCGTCCGTCGGTCTCGTCGCGGCGCCCGAACTCGATCCAGGTGTAGCCGAGCCGCTCGGCGTGCGGGTGCTGCCCGCCGAGCAGCAGGTTCCACTCCATCCGCTTGCCGGGATCGGCGTCGGGCTCCACCCGCCGCGCGGACAGGTCGCCGTCGAGGAGGAAGGGCAGGGTGAGGGCGAGCACCTTGGACTTCCCGGTGCCGTTGTTGCCCCGCAGCAACAGCCGCCCGTCGCGGAACCAGAACTCCTCGGTGTCGTAATAGAAGAGATCAACCAGACCGATACGCAACGGCCGCCACCGGCCGGGCACGGGAGTGGGCAGAGCGGTCACGACTGCTGCGCCTTTCGCTCGGCGGGGGAGGGGGGCTGGGGAGGCGAGGGCTGCTTCGGGGGCGTACTCGCGTGTTGTACGGGGGCACCTGTCCCGTGTCGTGAAGAGGCGCCCGCCCTCTGTTGTGCGGGCGGGTGCGCTTGCTCTGCGGGCGTGCCTGCTGTCTGTTGTGCGGGCGGGTGCGCCTGTTCTGTGGGCGTGGTTGCTGCCGGTCGTACGGACGTATTCGCCTGGTCTACGGGGGCATCCGCTGCCTGGCGCCCGGGCGCGCCCGTCCTCTGTCGTACGGGGGCGCTCGCCTCCGTTCGTGGGTGCGTGCCTGCTGCCTGTTGTGCGGGCGGGTGCGCCTGTTCTGAGGGCGTGGCCGCTGCCTGTCGTCCGGGCGCATTCGCCTGCTCTACGGGGGCATCCGCTGCCTGGCGCCCGGGCACACCCGTCCCCTGTCGTACGGGGGCGCTCGCCTCCTGTCGTGCGGGCGTGGCCGCTGCCTGGCGCCCGGGTGCACCCGCCCCCTGTCGTTCAGGCGCACCCGCCTGTCGCACGACCGTCTCGCCGACCGCGTACCGAGCCAGCGCCGGAAGCGGGGCAACGTCGCCGTCAGGTGTGCGGGTGATCAGGCCGAGCGCGGTCAGCTTGGCGAGCGCCTGCTCGGTGAGTTCCGCCTCAGCGCCCGGCTGCTTGGCGGACTTCGACCAGAAGCCGCCGTGTTCGGCGGCCAGTTCGCGCACCCTGCGTTCTAGGTCGGGTCGGGTCACCGGGCTGGCCGCGGATGCGAGGTGTTCGGCTAGGAGCAGGGTGACGTGGCCGTGGGTGCCCTGTTCGGGCATTCGTACGTCTGTCAGGTCGTCCTGGGGGTCGACCATGGCGATGCCCTCGGCCCGTACCTCCGCGACCAGGCCGGTCAGTTCGGTGATGCGTGCGGTGATGAAGGCGCGCTGGCGGGTCAGGTAGGCGAGCTCCTCGTCGGTCAGCTCGTCGTAGTACAGGACCGGGTCGTCCAGGAGCCGCCTAGTCAGCCTCTGGCGGATGGCGCGGAAGCGCAGGTCGTCGCTGTCCAGGGCGCTTTCGGCGGTCAGCTCGGCCAGCCGGTCCTCGAAGTCCTCGGCGGTGATCAGCGACGGGCCCCGGCGGGCGGCGAGCAGCCCGGCCAGGACGCGGCGCTGGACGTCGTACAGCACGTCGCCCGCCCCGCTGACGTACGCGTCCTCGTCGCCGGCCACCCGCCGCAGCACCCCGTACCGCATGAGGAGCCGTACCACCGCCGCCAGATCCAGCCGTTCGTCGCGCCGCTCGAGCGTGAACTCGATTCCGGCGGCGGCCAGTTGGGGATCGGCGGCGTCCAGGACGACCTGCTCGGCGAGCCGGCCGAGCGCGATCTGCGCCTCGCCCCGCTCCAGCGCGGCCAGCGCCAGGCACAGCAGCACATAGCGGCGGCGGGTGAAGGGCGCCCGGGCGCGGGCGGCCTCGCGGGCCGGATGGGTGGGGTCGGTCAGGGTGCCGGGTGTACGGCCCAGCCGGGCGGACTCTGCGTCCACGCGCAGGGCCCAGCCGGTGTTGCGGTCGAACCACTCGCGTAGTTCGGCGGCGTGTCGCCGCACCAGGCGCAACTCGTCGGCGTACGGGCCGTGCGCGAGCAGCAGCGGCTCCTTCAGCAGGGCGCGGGCGGCCTTCTGGAACTCGGCGGCGCGCCGGCCGTCCAGCACCTCGCTCAAGGGCGTGCTCATCGCTCCTCCCACATCGGGGGGCTGGTCATGCGTATGCGTCCGGACCGGGTGAGATCGGTGATCTCGACCCGGTGGTCCGGGCCGCGGAAGACGCCGCCGGGTGTACGGATCTCAGCCGTCGTCCCGTCGGCCAGCGCCGTCAGCCGGATCTCCATCGAGCCGTCGTTGCTGGTCGCGACGGTCGACGTCATGCCGGGCCGCCAGGTGGCCAGGGCGTCCCCGAGCAGCCCCAGGAACAGGCCGAAGGCGGCCGGGTCGAGCTCGCCGAGCGCGGACAGCCGCGTGGTCCCGTTCGTCGCGAGGCGGGCCCGGGCGGCGGCGGTCTCCTCCGCCTGCCGGACGGCGATCTCCGCGAGGCGCCGCCGCTGCTCGGAGCGGTCCTGCACCTTGCGGGCCTTGCCGCGCCGTTCGTAACTGCCGGTGCGGCGCAGCTGCGGGCTGATCCGCAACGGCTCGGCCTCGGCCCACGGGGTGGACGCGGCGACCGGGTGGGCCGTGCGGCGCTCCAGGGTGTCGGCGTCGACGGTGAGGTGACGCGCGGGATACAGCCCGAAGGCGGCCCGCCACAGCCGATGCCGCGCCTCGTCGTCGGGCGCCTCGGCGAACCAGCGGGCCAGCGCCCGGAAGTCCGCCGAACGGTCCGAACGGCCGGCCCGCCGCTCGTTCAACTGCCGTACCACCGCGAGGAGTTGCGGAATCGCCGCCAGGGCACGGCCGCGCAGCAGGCGGGCCTGCGACTCCCGGCCGTCCGCGGACACGAACCAGGCGGCGAGCCCAGACCAGCGCGCCGCCCACCGCTCGTACGCCTGCGCCTCGGCGCTCTCGGCCTCGTCCGGGGCGGCATCGGCCGCCTCACGGGCCGCCGCAAGCCGCAGCAGCACGCCCGCCCGGCCCTGGTCCTCCAGCTCGCCGATGAGCAGGGCGATCCGCCCGCCCAGGGTGATCAGGTCCTGGATGAACCGCTCCAGGTACTGAATCAGCCGGTCCTTGTAGGCGAGGAACACCTCGACCTCCACATCGTGCAGGTCGATGGTGCGCTGCAGCGAGCCCATGAACGCCCGCGCGTTCTCCGCCAGCGCACCGAACCGGCCGGTCAGCGCGGACAGCGCCAGATGCGCCTTGGCCGCGTCCGGCTCCTGTTCGCCCGCGATCACCAGCAGGGCCCGCAGCTGGGTGACGATGTCGTGCAGCGCGACCGCCTGCAGCGCGCCGCGCCGGCCCAGCGCCTCGTCGTACGCGGTGAGCGCCTGCTCGGCGGCCTCACCCGCCTGGGTGAGCTGGTAGATGAAGCGCTTGCGGTAGAAGTCCTCGACCGCGGTGACCCGGGAGGTGTCCGGGTCCGCCCGCAGATTGCCCCACTCGACGAGACTGTCCAGGGCCTTGACCACGGTGTCCAGGTCGGCGGGCCGGTGCTCGGCGGGCAGTGCGCCGTGTACGTCCTCGGGCCGGAGGTGTACGGCGAAGCGTTCCTTGGCGGCCAGGAACGTACCCATGACCCGGCGGTAAAGGGGCGCGTTGGGCACGGTGAGGTGGGCGAAGGGCGCGTACCCGGCCCGTGCCGGTCCGGAAGGCGTCGAGGTCATCGTTCAGGCATTCTCCCCGACGCGCCCGCCGTCCCGGCAACCGTGGCCGCAGATTCACACAGGGTCACACCCGATTTGCGATCTTCGTGGGTTCATCCTTCGCTGGAAGGGTCCGTTGGTATCCGGAGGGGATCGCGTGATCTCCGTCATCAGCCGTGGCCCGTGAGAGCGCGGGCGGCGTCGCGCATACGGGCCGGCCTGTGGACGTCTGCTCGGAGTCCCGGGCCCGCCATGCGGTCGGGCATCACATGTGGAGGCGGACGTATGCAGCAACCCACAGACCCGTCGAGGCAGTACGCGGCCGACGACGAGGAACGGTTCCGGCTGCTGGCGAAGAACTCTCCGGACATGGTCTTCCGGCGGACGCTCGACGGTGTCTTCGCGGAGGTGTCCGCCGCGGGGCAGGCACTGCTCGGCCGACCCGTCGAGGACATCGTGGGGACCTCGATGGAGTCCTGGGTGCACCCGGGCGATGTGGACGACTTCGAGGGAGCGGAGCGCGACCTGCACCGTGACGG carries:
- a CDS encoding TIGR02679 family protein — encoded protein: MSTYDEPGPPVDRDRLTRLLGDPGLAWLVERVRRRLERDEPLTGPVTLATPTTAERAATERLLGRPPRAGRSLTVRLDTVDAVLRRSGISPEGLAPAVTALTGPVDRLADVREREANAWQDAYTPLTPLTEQRPQLADWATRLRQDGLVRRLARTPDAARALLTDTTTALRALPAEPAVSLSAFAAGTLGDAHALDDGTPLATLVLSGIRALTGFPDGTGAEWRREAWASAGLLKDALSSTVLTLGLRGTPALDWTADTGEPAVLTLRQLTRTPPRTAPTTVYVCENPTVLATAADTYGPAASPLICLQGQPSAAALTLLRHLHAQGSTLRYHGDFDWGGLRIATALLRRVPWHPWRYTATDYRNAAATTPLAPPLTGTPTTAPWDQDLPPALTELGVRIEEETVLDTLLPDLAP
- a CDS encoding tyrosinase family oxidase copper chaperone, yielding MASAPFVVGSRAAGAQETRFEETYRGRRIVGVRHDDGRSGGGSGGGRWHVAVDGRPLHLMPRADGSWVSMVDHYESYATPLAAARAAVDELGPSARLGAPGGAPDDTSGRTEHSPAPGGGKGNEGEHRCGVHA
- a CDS encoding TIGR02678 family protein; the protein is MSTPLSEVLDGRRAAEFQKAARALLKEPLLLAHGPYADELRLVRRHAAELREWFDRNTGWALRVDAESARLGRTPGTLTDPTHPAREAARARAPFTRRRYVLLCLALAALERGEAQIALGRLAEQVVLDAADPQLAAAGIEFTLERRDERLDLAAVVRLLMRYGVLRRVAGDEDAYVSGAGDVLYDVQRRVLAGLLAARRGPSLITAEDFEDRLAELTAESALDSDDLRFRAIRQRLTRRLLDDPVLYYDELTDEELAYLTRQRAFITARITELTGLVAEVRAEGIAMVDPQDDLTDVRMPEQGTHGHVTLLLAEHLASAASPVTRPDLERRVRELAAEHGGFWSKSAKQPGAEAELTEQALAKLTALGLITRTPDGDVAPLPALARYAVGETVVRQAGAPERQGAGAPGRQAAATPARQEASAPVRQGTGVPGRQAADAPVEQANAPGRQAAATPSEQAHPPAQQAAGTHPRTEASAPVRQRTGAPGRQAADAPVDQANTSVRPAATTPTEQAHPPAQQTAGTPAEQAHPPAQQRAGASSRHGTGAPVQHASTPPKQPSPPQPPSPAERKAQQS
- a CDS encoding TIGR02677 family protein; protein product: MTSTPSGPARAGYAPFAHLTVPNAPLYRRVMGTFLAAKERFAVHLRPEDVHGALPAEHRPADLDTVVKALDSLVEWGNLRADPDTSRVTAVEDFYRKRFIYQLTQAGEAAEQALTAYDEALGRRGALQAVALHDIVTQLRALLVIAGEQEPDAAKAHLALSALTGRFGALAENARAFMGSLQRTIDLHDVEVEVFLAYKDRLIQYLERFIQDLITLGGRIALLIGELEDQGRAGVLLRLAAAREAADAAPDEAESAEAQAYERWAARWSGLAAWFVSADGRESQARLLRGRALAAIPQLLAVVRQLNERRAGRSDRSADFRALARWFAEAPDDEARHRLWRAAFGLYPARHLTVDADTLERRTAHPVAASTPWAEAEPLRISPQLRRTGSYERRGKARKVQDRSEQRRRLAEIAVRQAEETAAARARLATNGTTRLSALGELDPAAFGLFLGLLGDALATWRPGMTSTVATSNDGSMEIRLTALADGTTAEIRTPGGVFRGPDHRVEITDLTRSGRIRMTSPPMWEER
- a CDS encoding tyrosinase family protein; translated protein: MVYTRKDVSKLTQSERRRFVDALLEVKRRGEYDEFVRTHIEYYRSDGEPGLRVAHMAPSFLPWHRRFLLDLEEALRRVDDSVTVPYWDWTRNRGTTSVPWTEDLLGGTGRKSDRQVMNGPFAYRNGKWTIEVGITDTEFLTRDLGRWRDPIALPTAADVDRALKDPVYDAAPWDSTSAKGFRNKLEGWGPGRGAVSWRTHNRVHRWVGGHMLGGASVNDPVFWLHHAFVDLLWSRWQRRHPGARYLPAKPLARGDAQRGRVAARDERMPPWDVTPGEVEDQSGVYRYA
- a CDS encoding TIGR02680 family protein; the encoded protein is MTALPTPVPGRWRPLRIGLVDLFYYDTEEFWFRDGRLLLRGNNGTGKSKVLALTLPFLLDGDLSARRVEPDADPGKRMEWNLLLGGQHPHAERLGYTWIEFGRRDETDGREQFLTLACGLKAVAGRGIARHWYAVTDQRVGKELSLLDATGTALSRDRLAEAVAGRGMVHDTATAYRRAVDEALFGLGERRYAALVDLLIQLRQPQLSKRPNEAALSRALTEALPPMDQAVIADVAEAFRSLDEEKEELRAATEAERAASAFLDHYRRYARVATRRRARLPRHEHARYEQLNRDLAQAQAERSQAEEERERIAARIAELEETATRLTAQEAALREGPEMRSARELEQAAADARRTADDLARAEADREQAAQAHTRALGRLETAERRLTAAEQQVADTLAREREAAAAARLDAPLRTEGAPEPELRRAAEESVARRRRTIDHVEELAARAEEAAAERRAAARRLDEAQTEAGHTAERQARAEATAAEAGRELVVAVREHLDACGELTLDDPAGLLDGLQDWTTHLQGLYPAREHAAGAHRARAAHLADQSAALGQRLAELDARRAESERELADLEAGGQRGPTAPHTRTPGIRDEAPGAPLWRLVDFHDHVATGERAGLEAALEASGLLDAWVRPDGTAVAADGHDILLSPGAPPPGATLASVLRPAVDHGDARAMAVGEGTVTRLLAAVGLGSGGSGDTWVATDGHFRVGALTGSWSKESAAYVGEGAREEARRARITVLRDELASLDGELARLRDERDQVARSRHTLDAELAAVPDDAALRHAHALAAAAADAAHRARTRQDERSAELADAARREAETATELTDTAEALNLPADRADRTAVRQALADYTAVLAALWPALRERTDAGRAVADERTEAERAGTRVAELALRAEESSRLATTADERHTTLRSTVGAAVAELQRRLADTADALTACDREQRTAREEHRAADQRASRAEGRIEQLDKDVRDAAASRAEAISALQRFAGTGLLTVALPEAAVPPPDGDPWAATPAIALARSVEAELSSTDDSDGAWERVQKRLSEEYKKLQDALSRGGHTATARMAEDGMVVDIVYQGRRRTVPELAGALGTEVAELARILSAHEREILETHLLTEVAGTLQELIGAAERQVRAMNAELQERPTSTGMRLRLVWRPSRKAPTGLAQARERLRQSADAWAPEDRAAVGEFLQAEIARRQSDDAAGSWLEVLTAALDYRAWHEFGIERHQHGTWVPATGPASGGERVLAVSVPLFAAASSHYATAAPDAPRLVTLDEAFAGVDDDSRAKCLGLLHAFDLDVVMTSEREWACYPQVPGIAIAQLSRVDEIAAVLVTRWEWDGAERVRGAEPDHRLAALPGQSQAPGAPGAPGAPGGDGGPSARGSASVGEAPAPTGGAAVDQNPSWT